A single window of Nicotiana sylvestris chromosome 5, ASM39365v2, whole genome shotgun sequence DNA harbors:
- the LOC104249714 gene encoding probable apyrase 7, translated as MVLNKVTEIVSAAVARFSNPKTSSTPYPSSGLPPLPGSLNISSLDQKNKLRLSSSLQDLSAYRRLDLEDGDLNPEIERGSTNLKRLNLFKRENLGTSFSKVKGSPAVNSARTKWKRVILVLLCLLLVAFLLYMLFFYLNLFRGESKFYVVLDCGSTGTRVYVYQSSPNYKKDSDLPIVLRSLPEGFQRNSRLQSGRAYNRMETEPGFDKLVHNTSGLRKAIKPLIKWAVKQIPKHAHKSTYLYLYATAGVRRLPNSDSEWLLNNAWSILKSSPFMCKREWVKTITGMEEAYYGWIAMNYHTGILGAKPKKGTFGALDLGGSSLQVTFESKENLPDETSLELNIGAVNHHLTAYSLAGYGLNDAFDKSVVQLLKRLPKISNADLTSGNIEIKHPCLNSGYKEQYICTHCVSLYQEGGNPTTGREVSGKGGKPGVRVQLVGAPKWEECNSLAKVAVNLSEWSGKNPGIDCELQPCALAENLPRPYGQFYGMSGFYVVYRFFNLTPDAALDDVLEKGQEFCEKTWDIAKTSVAPQPFIEQYCFRAPYVVFLLREGLHITDSQVTIGSGSITWTLGVALLEAGKAVSTGVEFISYKLLLMKMHPIILFAILFASLAVLLCALSCVGKWMPRFFRRQYLPLFGNNSASSTSIINIPAPFSFRRWSPVITGEGRVKMPLSPTVANTQQRPFDTGHGFGGNGIQLTESSLYSSSSSVAHSFSSGSLGQMQFESSSTGSFWSPHRSQQRLQSRRSQSREDLISSLAEVPLPPKV; from the exons ATGGTGCTTAACAAAGTTACAGAAATTGTTTCCGCTGCAGTGGCTCGTTTCTCGAACCCAAAGACGTCTAGCACTCCATATCCATCATCGGGGTTACCACCTCTGCCAGGTTCACTTAATATTTCCAGCTTAGATCAGAAGAACAAGTTGAGACTTTCCTCATCCCTTCAAGATCTTTCTGCATATCGGCGGCTTGATCTGGAAGATGGTGATCTTAACCCTGAAATAGAGAGGGGTTCAACTAATTTAAAACGGCTAAATCTTTTCAAGAGAGAAAATTTGGGTACAAGCTTCTCCAAGGTGAAGGGGTCACCAGCAGTCAATTCTGCACGAACGAAATGGAAGCGAGTTATCTTAGTTCTCCTCTGCTTGCTATTGGTTGCATTTCTCTTATATATGTTGTTTTTTTATCTTAATTTATTCCGCGGAGAGTCAAAGTTTTATGTTGTGCTTGATTGTGGTAGTACTGGGACTCGTGTTTATGTATATCAATCATCCCCTAACTATAAAAAAGATAGCGATCTCCCTATTGTATTGAGATCACTGCCAGAGGGTTTCCAGAGAAACTCAAGATTACAGAGTGGACGGGCTTACAACAGAATGGAGACAGAACCTGGATTTGACAAATTGGTGCACAACACATCTGGCTTGAGAAAAGCAATCAAGCCACTAATTAAGTGGGCAGTGAAGCAAATCCCCAAGCATGCGCATAAATCTACTTATCTCTATCTTTATGCTACGGCTGGGGTCCGCAGGCTGCCAAATTCAGATTCAGAATGGCTTCTCAACAATGCTTGGTCCATTTTAAAAAGTTCGCCTTTTATGTGCAAGAGAGAATGGGTTAAAACTATCACTGGCATGGAGGAAGCCTATTATGGATGGATAGCTATGAATTACCACACCGGTATATTGGGGGCAAAACCTAAAAAAGGAacatttggtgcacttgacttaggtGGCTCATCGTTGCAGGTTACTTTTGAGAGCAAGGAAAATCTCCCTGATGAAACTAGCTTAGAGCTGAATATTGGTGCAGTTAATCATCATCTTACTGCTTATTCCTTAGCAGGATATGGCCTGAATGATGCTTTTGACAAGTCTGTAGTTCAGCTTCTCAAGAGGCTTCCCAAGATCAGTAATGCAGATCTCACCAGTGGAAACATTGAGATCAAGCATCCGTGTTTGAATTCTGGTTACAAGGAGCAATATATCTGTACTCATTGTGTTTCCCTATACCAAGAAGGTGGTAATCCTACCACTGGGAGAGAAGTTTCTGGTAAAGGGGGAAAGCCTGGAGTTCGTGTTCAGCTTGTTGGAGCTCCAAAATGGGAAGAATGCAATTCACTTGCAAAAGTTGCTGTCAATTTGTCTGAATGGTCTGGCAAAAATCCAGGAATTGATTGTGAGTTGCAGCCCTGTGCTCTTGCAGAAAATCTTCCTCGTCCTTATGGCCAGTTCTATGGTATGTCTGGTTTTTACGTGGTATATCGTTTTTTCAACTTGACCCCTGATGCTGCGCTGGATGATGTATTAGAAAAGGGTCAGGAATTTTGTGAGAAGACTTGGGATATCGCAAAGACTAGTGTTGCACCTCAGCCTTTCATAGAACAGTATTGCTTCAGGGCACCATATGTTGTCTTTTTGTTGAGAGAAGGCTTGCACATTACTGATAGTCAGGTAACCATTGGTTCCGGAAGTATTACTTGGACGCTAGGTGTTGCACTGTTGGAAGCTGGAAAGGCAGTTTCAACTGGGGTGGAATTTATTAGTTACAAGCTATTGCTCATGAAGATGCACCCAATTATTCTTTTTGCTATTTTGTTTGCTTCATTAGCTGTTCTTCTTTGTGCATTATCTTGTGTTGGGAAGTGGATGCCCAGGTTCTTCCGTAGGCAATATCTTCCCCTTTTTGGGAATAATAGTGCTTCATCCACATCTATAATCAACATTCCAGCTCCTTTCAGTTTCAGGCGGTGGAGTCCTGTTATTACAG GTGAAGGAAGAGTGAAAATGCCACTCAGTCCAACAGTCGCTAATACACAACAGAGACCATTTGACACTGGGCATGGTTTCGGTGGCAATGGTATCCAGCTCACTGAATCTTCTTTATATTCATCATCTAGCAGTGTCGCACATAGTTTTTCATCAGGGAGCTTGGGTCAGATGCAATTTGAAAGTAGTAGCACGGGTTCCTTCTGGTCCCCACACAGAAGCCAACAACGTCTCCAGAGCAGGAGATCCCAATCACGAGAAGATCTTATTTCTTCACTGGCTGAAGTGCCCTTGCCTCCAAAGGTTTAA